GCTTTGTGGATTATCACAAAGACAAAAGGTGATCTTTTAAGAAAAATCGAACTACCCAATAAAACATGATTTCGTTTTTCAGCGACGTTATCTGCCCCATCATGCCGTTGCATCGTGCCCCAACACGGATGCTCGAATTTGTATTTATCCATTCTCGCATGATTCTCTTGGGAGTATTGCACGATGTCGTTTCGTTCCCCGGTCGCCTCGCGGCGGCACGCATTCACCTTGGTGGAACTCTTGGTGGTGATCGCCATTATTGGTGTGTTGATTGCCCTGCTCTTGCCCGCCGTTCAACAAGCTCGTGAAGCCGCACGCAGAATGTCGTGCAGCAACAACATGAAGCAGATGGGTCTGGCGATTCATAACTATCACGATACTTATCGCGCGTTCCCGCCGATCGGTATTGGAGAAGTGTACAACCCCAGCGGTTGGTCGAGGCAAGCTTCGTGGATGGCGAGAATCTTGCCGTTCATCGAACAGAAGGCCGCCTACGATTTAGCGAACCTCCCCGATAGCACATACGACAACGTGGATGCAGGTTGGGCGGCGCCGGCGCGCGGATGGAAAGCACTAGCTCAAACTCGTGTCGAAGGGTACTGGTGCCCTTCGAGTCCTTTGAAGCAAACTGCCAGCTATCCGACTACGGGAGCAACCCAAGGTCTTGGTGCGCCGGCGACCATCGATATCCAAATCCCAGACTACGCGGCCAACGGTGGTTCGGTGTACAAGGGAGGAACTACCTCGACGTTCAGCGACAAACAGGCCTGGGGTTGGGGTGGTTACATTGCTGACAACGGTGCCCTGGGAATTATCTATCGAAAAGACGTCAATCCTCCGTTTCCGGGACAGCAAACCTCGTTTGCCGTTCTCACCGACGGATCGAGTAATACCATCATGGTTGGCGAACAGTCGAATTTTCTGAACAAGACTCACGACGCACGCGCTGGACTGGTTAATGGTGGCTTTTGGTCGTGTGGCTCCGGAACCGACAGCAACATTCTGAACAATTACACGGCCACTCTTTATCCAATTAACGCGGTGAATGTTGCCTGGATGGCCATGGCTCCTGACTGGGGACTCGATACGTATGTTTTCAATAACACGGCGTTTCGTTCGGCGCATCCTGGTGGTGCTCAGTTCACCATGGCCGATGGATCATCCCGATTCATCTCGGAAACGATTAACTTCGCTACATACACGGCGCTGATGGATCGAGCCGATGGTGTGCCGGTCGGCGAATTCTAAATCGCCTCGCAGAAATGGATATCCTTGCGACCCGATATTTGGTCTGGTCGCATCGGGTCCAAAATTCACAGCCACTTAACCGAATGGATAGTAATAATGAGCAGATTTTATTCCTGGTCGGCCGCTGGTTTTTGCCTGGTCGTTCTGTTTGCATGCCAGGGGTGCTTTGGTGGAAGCGGCGTTCCGTTGGCTGACGTGGAAGGCGTTGTTACCAAAGATGGAAAGCCTGTCGCTGCTGCCACTGTTGTGTTTAATCCGAGTGAAGGACGGCCTTCGAGCGGCACCACGGACGAAAAAGGAACGTTCCATCTGCAGTTTACCGAGGACTACGATGGAGCCGTTTTAGGGACACATAACGTCACCATCAGTCTGCCAGGCAACAGCGCACCAACAGGCCCGGTTGCTTCTGGAACGCGTCCACAACGACCTAAGGGATCCGGAATTGAAGAATTCAAATGGCCGGAACCTGTCACCGTCGAGAAGTCGGGAAACCAGTTTACCTTCGACCTGTAAACATCCGTTCGCTTGAGCCGTCTAATGTGGCTCGCAAGCGACAATACAAGTGCTGGGTGATGGCGCGAGGCAGGCTGCTGGCATTGTCTGTCTCGCGCCTTCCCATTTTGACTGGTCAGCTACTTACCGGGGAACGTTTGCTCGACAAACTTTTGATCTGCCTCGCTTAAGCGTGACATCGGTAGCGTGAAGCCGCGTCCATCTTCTGTCTCGACACGGATAAGCTCGCCAACCCTCTTCAACAGCCGAGCCGTCATCGTCCGTCCGTCGGAATCGGTCCACGTTCGCATGCCGTTTTCACCCGGCATCGACACCAGAACCTCTTGTTCGGTCACCTTTGGTTCGGGCATCGCTTCGTTCGATTCGGGAACTTGGGCGACCGGTTCTGACGTTTCCGGTGATTCGCTGCGTGCTGCGTTACGCGTTGGGGGATCGACAATATGAATAGGAATGAGGCCAGTTAGAAGGGGAAACCCAGTACCCTGGGGATTGTCCGAGACACGAATATTGAAGTGCAAAAACTCAGAAACGGACTCGGGTACCTTCCAACGAACTCGAACTCTTTTTTCGTCGAATTGCATATCACGAAGACTTCCATCGAGTGCCGTAAACTTCGGATAAATCTTGCTGCTAGCGCGGATCTCGAACTCGGCTTGGAAGGTCTTTCCGCGAAGAGCTCGCAGTGTGGGCTGATGTAACATGTAGCAATAGTCCACACCCTGTTGTTGAAGGTATTGCTTCAGATTGAAGTCGCGGAACACGACGTGGTGATTCGTGCGCGGGATGGTGATGATGGTATTGAGCGATTCGATGAAGTTAATCCGCTCGGTCGGCATCAAGTCTCCGTCACCCCACCTTGCTGAAAATGGAAACGAGTGATCATCGGTGAAGTCGAGGTCAGTCAACGTGGCCAAGGCACTTTTCGACGGATCAAGAGCGACGTTCTCGCGTTGAGGTAAAAGCGAAACTGCAGCATCGATCGCGGTGAAACCGTTGTGTGGCGTGGTCTCTTTCACAATCAACTGGTAGTTGCCACAGTACGACGGACAAACCGTCTGGGGCCAGATTCCTTCCGGACCAAATTGAAATGAGCCGCCGTTGTCACCTCGATCATGCGGGACATAAATGATTGCTTGCTTACCAAACACCTGAATTGAATAGCTGGAAGTCGTGGAGGTCGGCGTCATTTGCGTGATCATGCCATACATCACGCCGGTCGCGTCGGCACGAATGCCGTTCACCTTATGTACCGGCAAAGGGTTTTTCTCTGGCTGAACGACCTCGATATCGATCTTTTCAAGCGTTTGAGGATCGAGGAATTCGATGATCGAAGCGAACTCTGGATCTTGGCGAATCGTCAGTAGTTTGTCAGTCGCCGATCCACCCATGGTAAGATGCTCCAGGATCGCGTCTTCCGGAATGTCTTTGGCGGTAACGATTTTAAACGTCTCGAAGCTGCGGCTATGAAGCTTCCGCTGCTCAGGGTAGTAGATGACAAAGTGGTCGCGACCCGCCGTAAGCAACAGGCGTTCATCAGCGACAGGTATCTCGCTCACAATCGCTCGTTGAGGAACATCCAAGACCTGTACGAGTTGCTCTCCACGATTATGCAGAACGAGGAACTTTCCATCGCCGCCTAGGACGGCTCGTTCGATGTTTCCACCGACGTCGACCTGTGTTTCTCCTTCGATGGGAGGCCGCGGCTGGAAGACGCTCGGACGAATTCCAGGCGAAGTTGTTAGTGCGCGGGGCTCTGCATTCTCGTCGAGAGAAATCGGATCGACAAAGACTTGAAAGTTGCTAATCGTAAATGCAACCTCTCCTCGTCCGAACAAATAAAACTGTCGCGGCCAGGGCTTCTCTTCCGGCGTGTGGGCTAGGGTCTTGCAAAGATGCCCGTCGAATTTCAAAGAGGCATTCGTCGGACCGAAGGCGAACTCGAAGTCGTGTGGCTTCCCATCGGCGATATTCGCCGTTGCCGGAATGACGATTTCCAGCTTCCCCTTACTAGTATCCAAGGTCCCCGCTGCCCAGGTTACTTTCTTAATGTCGGAGGGAACTTCGTCGAGTGCCACTGTGAAGCGAACAACAAACTGGCGACGGAGTACCGGTCGAAAACGAAACAGCGATTCGCCGTGCAGTACAGAAAAACGGATGCCTTCATCTTTCGTTTGCGTTGTGCGTGTCGTTAGGGGGATTTCTTTGACCAGGGAGTCAGGTTGGGCCGAAGCAATCCAGTCATCGATATTTAACCCGTCCATCGCAACGAGATTTGCGGGAATGGGATCGGGGACGTTGGCCGTGACGGTCGGCGTTGCTGCTGGTTGGGGCAAATTGCCGGATGTGTTCCCTAAGACCTTGGATTCTTGCTGATCCGTCGTCGCCGCGGGATCATTATCGGAAGGGGACGTTGCCGCAGTTTGGTTCGTCAAAGAAGGGGAATTGGTGGCTGCCGGCGTGGCAGGAGATGCGTCTTGATCGCATCCCACAAGCATGGCGACAACAATTAACAGCGTCACAGAAGTCGAAGTTTTCATCGATCGGTATCTTGTTTTAGCTGGTCACGCCGCGAGCTCACGTACGCTTTGTCTTCATCACTTAGGCGATCCAGTGCGAGATCGAACGGCTGTCCGTCGGCGCGTACAATGCGTATCGTCCCTTCCGAGACACTTACGAGCGAGGCCTGAATGGTTCGTCCCGTTTCACGATCGGTCCACGTTCGCATGGCTGGCGGCTTCGGTTCCTCAGATTTGCTAGACCAAGGTGTTGGATCAGCATTCGCCGCCGAGGGTGTTTTAGGAGCAGGATCGACCACACGAATCGTCATGGGAAACTCAACTTCCCGCTCGCCTGCTTTCAGTAGGATGGTGAGCCGATCAGTCGATGCCTTGAACTCAGTCGGTACTTCCCACTGAATCAAACCCGAATCGCTGACTTTCAAGCCACGGAAAGCACTAGGATTAACCCGGCGAATCGTGATCGGCTCGACCTTCGAGCGAAACTCGAGCTGGTACTCAAGCGTCGTTCCGCGGACCGCCACAATGGGAGTAGGGTCGACAACGTACAAATAGTTGTAATCGGTCTTTTCCCAGATCTGCTCCATATCGAAAGCCCGAAACACGATTCGCCCTCCACTGTGAGGCAACGTCACGATCGTGTCGAGATCAGGGATCCATTGAATGCGTTGATCATCGGCGAGTCGTGTTTCCCGCCACTTGTTCATGAACGATTCTTTCGGCAACGTCAGATCAAGATCTTTCAAAGATGTGAACGGATCCTCGTCGCCGTCGACAAAGAACTTCACATACGCGGGACAAAGATCGAGTGGAGCCGCATCGTCGGAACGCAAAAGCGCGGCCTTCAGACAGAAGTTGCCTTGCATCGCTGGAATCGGAATACCAGGAGTTCCGCTATGAAAGTTCGGCGTATACGTTGACGAGCGCATCCCGAACTGTCGGCGGCCGAACGGATCGGGAATAATCAGCTGAATTCGATCACTCGAACTCCGCTCTAGTGTCAAGGTAGCTCGGCTCGGCTCGCATAGCAGTTGAAACGATTCCTGTGGACCGGTCACGCCAAACACTTGACCATTGGCCGCCGCTCGTATCTGCGGCTTTCGCCCCCAAGGTAAAGGAGAGCCACGCGATCGCTTGCTTTCATAGGTAATTGGCATATCGAGCGGCTGCAGTGTCTGGGCGTTCCACAATGATGGTTCCGCTTCTTGCTCGCCCGATTGCTTGACGACTAACAACGGGCCGTCAGCTGCGGAACCCATCGATACTTCTAAAACCTGTTCATCGGCGGCCAGGCTGACTTCCGCTTCTTTCGTGAGTGAAGCGAGATCCCAACGCTCGAGCGTATACGGATTTGGCGAGATGATTAGCTTGTCTTTCCCTGCGGCGAAGCGGACGACTTCGCTTTCGACCAGGATCTCGCCCCGCTGCTTCCGCTGATCGACATCGATGACGAAAAGTTTTCGCGTGGTGGGTACATATGCAATCAAGCTTCGTCCGTTCTCTCCCCAGCAGATTTCTTCGATCTCGCCTGGCAACTGAACGACCTGCTCGCCGGTCCGTTTCGGTCGCTCGGCAATATCCGAAGGCAGCACGGCTCCTTCCGGGATGAAGTCGTTAAAACGCTTCACTCCCTTCTTCAGTCCGGCCGGTCTCGTGAGATCGAGCTTCGTAATCCAAAACTCGTCGTGGCCGTTGATCTTGATAAAGAAGTGACACGCATCTTCCAACTGTGATGGCTTTTGTGGGCGTGACTTGCGATTGAAGATTCGCCCTGAGATCATCCGATCGTCATGCGTAAGATGAACCACATCGCCTTGCCTGACGAGGTCGAAGGTATGCTCCGTGTCGAACCCCGCTCGGCCGGGCCCCTGGAACGACACTTCCCAAGACCCATCAACGGCACGAACGCCAATCGAGTCGATGCGTCCCCCCGTCGTGCTCGAAGGTACGATCATTCGCAGGGAGACTTGAAAGTTGCCGTACAGCGCGTTTTTGTTCGTGATCCAGAACTTGTTCTGCATGAACTGGGTGAACTTCTGGTCAGCTTCGGGAAGCTGCTCTTTCACAAAATGCAGTCCCCGCTTCTCATCTTCCGTGATCTCGAAACCGACCGGCACTTGCGTAAGTTCGACTCCAGAAAGTGGTACCCAGTCGGAAGGGAGCAGAGTATGAATTGTTTCGCTGGGCGGTTGGTTGGTTTGGGGCGGCGTCGTGGTGCCCACGTTCTCGTCCGCCACGGGTGAAGGATCCACTGGGGAGGTCACTTCGCCAGAAGGGGCTTGATTGCCACCTTCAGGCACCGCAGGCGCCGCGCTGGTCAGAAGCATCCACAACACGACGGTAGTCGTTGCAGATGCCAAGACGGCAACGAGGATTATGACACCGAGACGTTTCACAGCTGACCGACGTTTTGAGAGAGTGAAGAAGAGATGCTTGGTAAGGGAGCATCTGTTCGACCTTATTCGCTTGCCCGGTCAAATGGACGCACCCTGCTATCGGGTTGTCTCAGGCTAATGCGGTCGGACCGCAGATTCAAGTAGTTACGCTATTTTTTCATTGAGTGATTAGCATAACCCTTCGACGTATCGCTTTAGTCCGTCGCCAAACAGTTGCTGCCAACCTTCCTGAATCGAGGCAATCGTCTTCTCGTCGACCGAACCATGGTGCGAGTCGACCAGTTGTAACTCGCTGCCATGATCTGTGACAACGACGCTCAAGATCAACAAATTCGTCGATGGCCCGCCGTAATCTGCGGCCAGATAGCCAGCGAGATAGATCTTTTTGGATTGCGGGAAATAGGCCTGAACGGCGTACCATTGCAAAAAGCTGCCGTCCAAGGAAGTTTCGATCAAGCCTTGCCCGCCTGGGCTTAAATCGAAGGTCACGGTCGAATCGGCCGAGACCATCCGAAACTCGGCCAACCACCAGGCGTTCGTCTCTAAAGTCAGCGCCTGCCAAACTCGTTCAGGTGGCGCTTCGATCGGAATCGCCACGTCGAACTGGATACATCGGGCCGGTGAGACTTCAGATGAATTCATCGGACTGGTCTCCTGCGAGCGGTTAAACGCTTCTTCGGGCACCTGGCCCAAGCGATATCGTTACTTCTTTGGTTCGGCAGCCCACAACGCGATGTTGCGGAACTCCCCTCCTTCACCCCGAGCAACGAAGCCGACTCGTCCCTTCTGATCAGCGAAGCGGGCATGTTCGGCCTCCAATGTATGATCATCGATCCGTGCGACCCAGCGATCGCTGCAGACTTCGACAACCACTTGGTGCCAGGCGTTCCGATCGAGATCGACTTTGATCCGTGTTAGTTCTTCGCGTCGAGTTTCCTTGGCGATGCCACTCATTTTTTGAATCCAAATCGCCTTCGGCGTGATCAACACACGCCCCAAGTGAAGATTCGGTTTGTTGATATCGCGACAAACGAAGCCAACTTGCGGTGAGTCTCCCATTTTGAACTCGGCGGTCAAAACCAGATCGCTCAACTCAACTACATGTTCGCAAACGGCTTCGTGTCCGTTCGGACGTTTCTCGCTCGGCCCTTCCTGCTTTGCGTATGCTACGCCATCAGCAATACTCCACTCGCCAATGCCGGCCCGCCAACCGTGCGATCCCGGCTTCCCCTTTCGCCCGAACGCTTCCGGCTGATCAAATTTCTCGAAGCTGATTAACTTGGTCGGTGTGCAAAGCGTGGTCTCAGGTGGAGTGATCTCGTCCGCTTCGACAGATGGTACAAGAATGCAAACTGCCAGAATTGCCAGCAAACGCTTCATGGTGGGGACCTTGATAGGAAGGGATGGGAAAAGGGAGGTGCGTTGTATGTTCAGCATACTCATCTTGTTACCGGCAAGCGACAAGATCCTACCGTAGGAGTAACTCGGCTTACGATCGATCCGCCAGTTTCGTGAGTCCGAGTTGTTCGACCCACCAGCCTGGTTTACTAAGGGGACGATCGGTTTCAAATTGCTGCGAAAAGGTGACTAGCGTCTGCCAGGCACTATCGAAGTCGCCCAGCAGATAAAAAATCTGAGCATTAAGCGACCGCATTTGATCGAACCAGCGATGCTCACGATAGGCGGCGACGCTATCAATGGCATTTAAGTCGCGGCTCAGTGCTTCGATGGCGACGCTCAGCTGGGGCGCTACTTCATCGACATTGCCTGGTTCGCACGTCCAGACGTCAGGGACATCAGCAACTAACGTCTCTAGTCGAGCACGCATCCCGCGCGCATCGCATTCGTACTCTTTTGGTTTTTCCGAAACGGTGTTGTCTGTCAACTTGCAAACCGCATCGAAAGCCAATCCCACGTTTATGTAGAACGAGAGCGAAAGCGCCGTCGAACCATGACTGACTTGTAAGTTAACAACTTGCACGACATCACCCAGCCGACGGTGATAATTGGCGGAAGACTTTTTGAAGCCAAGCGGCTTTAAAACCGGCGTCACCGATCGCCGCATCAGTTCGTTAAAAGCGGTGCGTGATGCTGAGTTGTTTGCGGCCATTTCACGGGTGATGGGTAAGGTGAAGATTGGGTGAAAGCTTCGATTATCCTTTCTGCACCCGCGCGAAACAATTACGCCGCCGAGAATCTTGACCCGTTTCGCGCCACGCTGGGGCATCGTCGCTATGATAAATTCGGCCGCTGGGTGATGCGTGCTTGTCAGACCCGCCGCGGCTCTAGGAACAGAGAACACAATTTGGCGGTGGGAGGAACCCAATGCGCGAGGCAATCGGAACGTCGCCTGCGGGCGAAAGTCGTCGTAGTCATTCTCGAAGTGGTATCCGTGTTGGTCCCCGTTTTCTGTTTCTCGATCGCGAGAGGGCCGAGCCGGCCTGGATGAAGCAAGTGATCGAAGCCCATCCTGAGTTGGCAGCTTCGCCCCGCCAACGGTGCACTATTCCGCTTCCCAGCGAAGCGACGATCGCGATAGGTAGCCAACGCTTCCAAGCGGCGGTAGATCCTTGTGTCTCGCTGCGCTGCGTCACGGTCGATCGCGATCTTTATCGACACCGGACCGACATCGTCCATGTACTAGTCGTTGATTTGGATCGTCCCGGCCAGCTTGTTCCTATCGCAATTCGCTCTACCAATTCGGCACTCGAAGCCCAGATGGTGCAGCTTGACGAAAATGGTCTCGGTCTGGCACGCGTCGGTG
This window of the Blastopirellula marina genome carries:
- a CDS encoding DUF1559 domain-containing protein, which codes for MSFRSPVASRRHAFTLVELLVVIAIIGVLIALLLPAVQQAREAARRMSCSNNMKQMGLAIHNYHDTYRAFPPIGIGEVYNPSGWSRQASWMARILPFIEQKAAYDLANLPDSTYDNVDAGWAAPARGWKALAQTRVEGYWCPSSPLKQTASYPTTGATQGLGAPATIDIQIPDYAANGGSVYKGGTTSTFSDKQAWGWGGYIADNGALGIIYRKDVNPPFPGQQTSFAVLTDGSSNTIMVGEQSNFLNKTHDARAGLVNGGFWSCGSGTDSNILNNYTATLYPINAVNVAWMAMAPDWGLDTYVFNNTAFRSAHPGGAQFTMADGSSRFISETINFATYTALMDRADGVPVGEF
- a CDS encoding carboxypeptidase-like regulatory domain-containing protein is translated as MSRFYSWSAAGFCLVVLFACQGCFGGSGVPLADVEGVVTKDGKPVAAATVVFNPSEGRPSSGTTDEKGTFHLQFTEDYDGAVLGTHNVTISLPGNSAPTGPVASGTRPQRPKGSGIEEFKWPEPVTVEKSGNQFTFDL
- a CDS encoding SHD1 domain-containing protein, which translates into the protein MKRLGVIILVAVLASATTTVVLWMLLTSAAPAVPEGGNQAPSGEVTSPVDPSPVADENVGTTTPPQTNQPPSETIHTLLPSDWVPLSGVELTQVPVGFEITEDEKRGLHFVKEQLPEADQKFTQFMQNKFWITNKNALYGNFQVSLRMIVPSSTTGGRIDSIGVRAVDGSWEVSFQGPGRAGFDTEHTFDLVRQGDVVHLTHDDRMISGRIFNRKSRPQKPSQLEDACHFFIKINGHDEFWITKLDLTRPAGLKKGVKRFNDFIPEGAVLPSDIAERPKRTGEQVVQLPGEIEEICWGENGRSLIAYVPTTRKLFVIDVDQRKQRGEILVESEVVRFAAGKDKLIISPNPYTLERWDLASLTKEAEVSLAADEQVLEVSMGSAADGPLLVVKQSGEQEAEPSLWNAQTLQPLDMPITYESKRSRGSPLPWGRKPQIRAAANGQVFGVTGPQESFQLLCEPSRATLTLERSSSDRIQLIIPDPFGRRQFGMRSSTYTPNFHSGTPGIPIPAMQGNFCLKAALLRSDDAAPLDLCPAYVKFFVDGDEDPFTSLKDLDLTLPKESFMNKWRETRLADDQRIQWIPDLDTIVTLPHSGGRIVFRAFDMEQIWEKTDYNYLYVVDPTPIVAVRGTTLEYQLEFRSKVEPITIRRVNPSAFRGLKVSDSGLIQWEVPTEFKASTDRLTILLKAGEREVEFPMTIRVVDPAPKTPSAANADPTPWSSKSEEPKPPAMRTWTDRETGRTIQASLVSVSEGTIRIVRADGQPFDLALDRLSDEDKAYVSSRRDQLKQDTDR
- a CDS encoding SRPBCC domain-containing protein, which codes for MNSSEVSPARCIQFDVAIPIEAPPERVWQALTLETNAWWLAEFRMVSADSTVTFDLSPGGQGLIETSLDGSFLQWYAVQAYFPQSKKIYLAGYLAADYGGPSTNLLILSVVVTDHGSELQLVDSHHGSVDEKTIASIQEGWQQLFGDGLKRYVEGLC
- a CDS encoding DUF4304 domain-containing protein, with protein sequence MRRSVTPVLKPLGFKKSSANYHRRLGDVVQVVNLQVSHGSTALSLSFYINVGLAFDAVCKLTDNTVSEKPKEYECDARGMRARLETLVADVPDVWTCEPGNVDEVAPQLSVAIEALSRDLNAIDSVAAYREHRWFDQMRSLNAQIFYLLGDFDSAWQTLVTFSQQFETDRPLSKPGWWVEQLGLTKLADRS